A single Sporosarcina sp. FSL W8-0480 DNA region contains:
- a CDS encoding GNAT family N-acetyltransferase — MLTVHQIYQSDYPTGKKVFYKYTSEKYYNIQIDKNANGWNFSLTEERFAFPFEKEIQEEIFEPYKEGSEYYLAKLHDEEAAIMVIQQMEWNNTLLIHDIYVEDRFKKKGIGRSLLDVAKKRATELGVRSIMLETQTSNYPAIQFYLKNGFELIGFNTISYSNEDVKKNEVRIEMGYKI, encoded by the coding sequence ATGCTAACTGTTCACCAAATTTATCAAAGTGATTATCCGACTGGGAAAAAAGTATTTTATAAATATACGTCGGAGAAGTATTATAATATCCAAATAGATAAAAATGCTAATGGTTGGAACTTCTCTCTAACAGAAGAAAGATTTGCATTCCCTTTTGAAAAAGAAATTCAAGAAGAGATTTTCGAACCGTACAAAGAGGGTTCAGAATACTATTTGGCAAAGCTTCATGATGAAGAGGCTGCTATTATGGTAATCCAACAAATGGAGTGGAATAATACGTTATTGATTCATGACATATATGTTGAAGATCGATTTAAGAAAAAAGGTATTGGTAGGAGTTTATTGGATGTAGCGAAGAAAAGAGCAACCGAATTAGGCGTCAGATCGATTATGTTAGAAACACAAACATCTAATTATCCAGCTATCCAGTTTTATTTGAAAAATGGTTTTGAATTGATTGGGTTTAATACAATTTCTTATTCGAATGAAGACGTAAAGAAAAACGAAGTGCGTATTGAAATGGGCTATAAAATATAG